One window from the genome of Aricia agestis chromosome 22, ilAriAges1.1, whole genome shotgun sequence encodes:
- the LOC121737950 gene encoding beclin-1-like protein, which yields MSDSKSFVNFSCQRCLQPLKLDDSLNHLGEHTIADLALQIRRNNETDLDLQSSSLEHYVPPFRMSDSGNGANGFMVISDGWETASLGHQLHVKATLFDLLSNNSDVDHPLCDECTDTLLDLMDNQLKLTEAEWKDYNDYLKKLEDDKEDLNLEGLEKELEDWKEEQNRLLQELSALQKEEKAMKEEIEVQEREKERLELEQDIYWREYTRHRKDLMTTEDQMKFYECQLSYTQAQLEKLKKTNIFKLTFHISDSGQFGIINNFRLGRLPTAPVDWSEINAAWGQTVLLLSSLARKINFCFQRYRLVPYGNHSYIEVLEDQKALPLYGSGGFRFLWDTKFDGAMVAFLDCLQQFKEQVEKGNNGFCLPYRIDKGKIEDTASPPNAYSIKIQFNSEEHWTKALKYMLTNLKWALTWISSQLSEDNVEG from the coding sequence ATGAGTGACTCAAAATCTTTTGTGAACTTCTCCTGCCAACGATGTCTGCAGCCTCTGAAGCTGGATGACTCATTGAACCACCTGGGCGAGCATACCATAGCTGATTTAGCGCTACAGATACGACGTAACAACGAAACTGATCTCGATCTGCAATCATCTAGCTTGGAGCACTATGTTCCGCCTTTTCGCATGTCCGACTCTGGTAACGGAGCCAATGGATTCATGGTCATATCTGATGGATGGGAAACTGCCTCTTTGGGACACCAGTTACATGTAAAAGCGACACTATTTGACCTACTCTCTAATAACTCCGATGTAGACCACCCCCTGTGTGATGAGTGCACAGATACTCTTCTAGACTTGATGGATAACCAGCTGAAGTTGACAGAAGCCGAGTGGAAAGACTACAACGACTATTTAAAGAAGTTAGAAGATGACAAAGAAGATTTGAACTTGGAGGGCCTAGAAAAAGAGTTGGAAGATTGGAAAGAAGAACAGAACAGGCTGCTGCAAGAGTTATCTGCGTTACAAAAAGAGGAGAAGGCTATGAAAGAGGAGATAGAGGTGCaggagagagagaaagagagatTAGAGTTAGAACAGGATATTTATTGGAGAGAATATACGAGGCATCGGAAAGATTTGATGACGACTGAAGATCAGATGAAGTTTTATGAATGTCAGCTCTCCTATACACAAGCACAGCTAGAAAAGCTAAAGAAAACTAATATTTTCAAGCTCACTTTTCACATATCCGATTCTGGACAATTTGGAATCATAAATAATTTCCGGCTTGGTCGCTTGCCTACCGCTCCAGTCGATTGGTCTGAAATCAATGCCGCTTGGGGCCAAACTGTACTCCTCCTATCGTCCTTAGCTAGAAAAATAAACTTCTGTTTCCAAAGATACCGACTCGTACCATACGGTAATCATTCCTACATTGAGGTATTGGAGGATCAGAAAGCTTTACCGTTGTATGGATCGGGTGGATTCCGATTTCTATGGGACACTAAGTTTGACGGAGCCATGGTCGCTTTTCTGGACTGCTTACAGCAGTTCAAAGAACAAGTTGAAAAAGGTAATAATGGATTCTGTTTACCGTATAGAATAGACAAGGGAAAGATAGAAGATACTGCCTCACCACCCAAcgcttattcaattaaaatacagTTTAATTCCGAAGAACACTGGACAAAggcactaaaatatatgctaacGAATTTAAAATGGGCGCTTACTTGGATTTCATCTCAATTAAGTGAGGATAATGTTGAGGGATAA
- the LOC121737952 gene encoding homeobox protein SIX2-like — protein MKSTTMESCSDRLSPSSDLTTESETSLPFPYEQTGFYNEINDKQFFSCKQKSPKNEERATDVKNFECYLSPVKNKKYLNVEIKLPPIADNFFSAIEGEDRMRYELKSCEQNQIEMNNFEIPMRENYFENENVRRNLNFNSEQVQCLCEALQQKGDIDTLAAFLWSLPPSELLRGNETVLRARALVAYHRGVFQELYAILETHTFPPRHHTDLQNLWFRAHYKEAEKVRGRALGAVDKYRLRKKYPLPKTIWDGEETVYCFKEKSRNALKDCYYRNRYPTPDEKRALAKKTGLTLTQVSNWFKNRRQRDRTPQQPNRTDVLVPAQYVGPQSGLAQSFLPNAYYKIQDTHYLHGNGS, from the exons ATGAAGTCAACGACCATGGAGTCCTGTTCAGACCGCCTGAGTCCATCCAGCGATTTGACAACGGAATCCGAAACATCGCTTCCATTCCCCTACGAACAAACCGGCTTCTACAACGAAATAAACGACAAACAATTCTTCTCCTGCAAACAAAAATCCCCCAAAAATGAAGAGAGAGCCACAGACGTCAAAAATTTCGAATGCTACCTGTCACCTGTCAAAAACAAGAAATATTTGAACGTGGAAATAAAACTCCCGCCGATAGcggataattttttttctgcaATAGAAGGCGAAGATCGCATGCGGTACGAATTAAAAAGTTGCGAGCAAAATCAGATCGAGATGAATAATTTTGAGATACCGATGAGAGAGAATTATTTCGAAAATGAGAATGTGAGGAGGAATCTGAACTTTAATTCTGAACAAGTACAGTGTCTTTGTGAGGCGTTACAACAGAAGGGGGATATTGATACCTTGGCGGCGTTTCTATGGAGTCTCCCGCCTAGCGAGCTGCTGAGAGGaaatgaaactgttttgag GGCGCGCGCTCTAGTGGCCTACCATCGGGGTGTGTTCCAGGAGCTATACGCGATACTGGAGACCCACACCTTCCCACCACGTCACCACACTGACCTGCAGAATCTGTGGTTCAGAGCGCACTATAAAGAGGCTGAGAAGGTCAGAGGGAGGGCTCTAG GTGCGGTAGACAAGTACAGACTGCGCAAGAAGTATCCTCTGCCGAAGACCATCTGGGATGGAGAAGAAACGGTCTACTGCTTCAAGGAGAAGAGCAGAAACGCGCTCAAAGACTGCTACTATAGGAACAG ATACCCAACTCCTGACGAGAAGCGGGCCCTAGCCAAGAAGACGGGTCTGACTCTTACCCAGGTGTCCAACTGGTTTAAGAACAGGCGACAGAGAGACAGGACACCACAGCAGCCTAATAGAAC tgacGTCCTCGTCCCAGCGCAGTACGTGGGTCCTCAGAGCGGACTCGCCCAGAGTTTCCTACCAAACGCCTACTACAAGATACAAGATACACACTACCTCCATGGGAATGGATCTTGA